GGTTGCCTAAGGTAggatttaactttaaaaattctttGGGACCATATTCTTGAATTGtccattttctttgaaataaacGTAAACGAACgtataaaactcaaaatatataaaacaaattttttaaaaaaatttatgatatcCATACAAACACTCATTACGAATCCGGATAACGCAGGTTTGGATAGCATAATTATCACATAAAAtgcaataatatatattaacaaaattagaaaggGCAATGTGGTAAAATGAGATGGAATCTATATTATATTATGGTGGTAAGAAACTGAGGCATTCATGTGGGAAGCAAATAGTAGGATCCTACAGATTTGAGAGCTCATcccttctaaaaataaaaaagcctCTCAGAGCATTGCAGAGAGTTGAAAAgcaaagagaaataaaaaattaaaaagagaggagaagagGAAGAGGGGATAATAGATAATAGAGCAAAAAAGTTCAAAGATATAAGagagaaattatataaaaattatacacaaaaaagagaaaagaaaatggtttCTAGGGAGCACAAGAGAGCAGCACTGCATGAGAAGCTTCAACTTCTTCGTTCCATTACAAACTCTCATGCTGTAATTTCTCTATATCTATTTTTCCATAACCCTTCTAAGCCCCCCTTAATTTGCTTTCATTGCTATTCACCAGTCTTCTTTTGTGTGCCACTGTTTCTTATTGGTTTTCAATTATTCTTATTGGAGCTATAAGGGATACTCCTCCTATATGCTATCTTTCATTGAATATTCATAATCTAGCTTGTGTTTAAATTTCTGAAAttaatgaaaagagaaaagggaaaagaaagcaAGAGGAAGAAAACTTTATGttacccccccccccccaaatttaattgtaaaattacatGGCATGGCAGGTGAATAAAACAACAATCATTGTGGATGCATCAAAGTACATTGAAGAGCTAAAACAGAAAGTAGAAAGATTGAATCAAGGTATATCAGCTGCACAAACTTCAAATGATCAAAATCCATTGCCTATGGTaattaattttctcatatttgttcttccttttatttttggtttcaacttCAACTTAAACtgtattatatgtttttttttcaacataGCAGGTTACAGTAGAAACACTAGAGAAGGGTTTTCTTATCAATGTATTTTCAGAAAAGAGCTGCCCTGGTCTGCTTGTTTCTTTATTGGAAGCCTTTGAAGAACTGGGTCTTAATATTCTTGAAGCTAGGGTTTCTTGCACTGATAGCTTTCGGTTACAAGCAGTTGGTGGAGAAGTAAGCATCTGAATTTATCTTCATACATAaattatatgtgtatatttagGTTAAAGAATCATCACAACGATctgatataaattatatatatgttctttctTATCCTTCAGACTAGATTTGAAACCATGATTCATTGTTCTCGAGTTATCTgagtatgattttgttaatGTAGAACTATGGATtgcattataatatatattttgctttcaatttttttttggcaGAATGAAGAACAAAGTGAATCTATTGATGCACAAGTGGTGAAACAAGCAGTGTTGCAAGCTATTAAGAATTGGAGTGAGGGTACTGATCAACAGGAGTAAATGGATTTTTTGTTGTTATCTATTAACTTTCTTTTTcatgcttttgtttttttcatatGTACCTTATTGGCAATGTCGTTTAATCAAAAATTAATCTCAAATATTGAGTGAAGTTTACCAAAATGTAATACGAGATCTACCTTTTAAGGATAACCGCATGCATGAATTAATTGGACTAAATCCAGATTCTATTAGTTTATTGTGTGCTAATTCCAGTCTAGTATCTCTTTCTGTAATtgatccaaaaagaaaaaagaaaagcccCTTAGTAAAAAGGATAAAGTAATTAAGTCTAAAGCTTCTTCTTGTGAAGATTAAAAAGAAAGTTGCTCGTAAAATTTCACCACTTACAATCAATAGTGCttgttaaagaagaaaataaacatcaagGTTATATAAGAAAACGATGCATCTAAATTAGGGGTAggaccatatatatatattcatataagaTTTTCAATAAAGACGATGAAAAAGtgattattataacttattatGAAATGTTCAGAAGATTTTGTTTTTTCCTCATTGGTGCAGTAGATGTAGTTGCCATGCATGGATATTGCAACATGCAAAAGGATTTAGTTTATTGGCCTTCACAGTAACTTTTTCAAGTTTAACAGCTGCTTTTATACATACTGATGGTCTTTTCGGGCTacatatacataataaatttagtttccTACTTGGTTGGGACCATGCCTAATTAAACCGCTAATAGTTATAGCTTTTTGGAACCAAAACTCATAAGAAAATTCAACAAGTAAACTGATCTATAAATTTTCTTTGATAATTTTGTTCATAACAAATCATACTTCCAAAGATATATAATGACGCAACAATCATATGGGTAACTAGACTTCAACAGCCCTacacaaaaagaaattaaattaaatgattatgaCAAAATTTTTGTTGTACTGAGTgtgaaatataataaatcatttactttttaaatttgcaCTTAATTATCAGTTTGGTATTGAAAGAATTTTTTGCATCAATTTAGTTAACCGTGTATCGCGTTGTTCTAACCATTAACAGCATTAAAAGAAGCTAATGTGGCACGCTCCCAGCGACCCACGTCACACGACATATTTTTGtgtgaaataaatttaaaaaatcaaaataaattgggaaaactttaaaaaatagaagaaaattagaaaaatatcaaaaattttaaaataagaaaaatatagaatatttagaaatattttaa
The window above is part of the Gossypium raimondii isolate GPD5lz chromosome 9, ASM2569854v1, whole genome shotgun sequence genome. Proteins encoded here:
- the LOC105798400 gene encoding uncharacterized protein LOC105798400 isoform X2, whose amino-acid sequence is MVSREHKRAALHEKLQLLRSITNSHAVNKTTIIVDASKYIEELKQKVERLNQGISAAQTSNDQNPLPMVTVETLEKGFLINVFSEKSCPGLLVSLLEAFEELGLNILEARVSCTDSFRLQAVGGENEEQSESIDAQVVKQAVLQAIKNWSEGTDQQE
- the LOC105798400 gene encoding transcription factor SCREAM2 isoform X1, whose protein sequence is MVSREHKRAALHEKLQLLRSITNSHAVNKTTIIVDASKYIEELKQKVERLNQGISAAQTSNDQNPLPMQVTVETLEKGFLINVFSEKSCPGLLVSLLEAFEELGLNILEARVSCTDSFRLQAVGGENEEQSESIDAQVVKQAVLQAIKNWSEGTDQQE